A segment of the Dehalococcoidia bacterium genome:
ACGCCGTTACGGGAGAGGGCCCGCCGCTCCTCGCGTGCCCCCTGTTCATCGAGTCATTCGCGCTCGACCACATGGTGCCGGCCTTTGAACAGTTCATGCACGCACTGGGACGCAACACGCGGTTGGTCCGTTTCGACATGCGAGGCACCGGTCTCTCGGACCGCAACGTCGCAGACTTTTCCCTTGCAGGCTTGATTCGCGACCTGGACGCGGTGGTGACGGCCACGGGGATCGAGTCAATCGACGTCTGGGCGCCGTTGGGGAGCGTCATGCGGGCGATTGGGTATGCGGCCGAGCGGCCGCAGCGTGTGCGCAAGCTCGTCCTCCACGAAGCGCATGCATCGGGTTCCGGCGTCTTTGCGCCAGAGGCCATGACCGGATTCGCCGCGCTCGCACGCTCCGACTGGCGCGCGGCGGCTCACGCGATCGCCGGCGCCGGGAGTCGCTGGCCCCGAGAGCATGTGCGTGGCCTTCACATGGCGGGCGAATGGAACCTGGAGTCAACAAACGGCGAGATGTGCGCCCGCTTCATCGAAGCTCTGAGCAAGACGAGCGTCGCCAGCT
Coding sequences within it:
- a CDS encoding alpha/beta fold hydrolase, yielding MEHDVRYCTTEDGVSIAYAVTGEGPPLLACPLFIESFALDHMVPAFEQFMHALGRNTRLVRFDMRGTGLSDRNVADFSLAGLIRDLDAVVTATGIESIDVWAPLGSVMRAIGYAAERPQRVRKLVLHEAHASGSGVFAPEAMTGFAALARSDWRAAAHAIAGAGSRWPREHVRGLHMAGEWNLESTNGEMCARFIEALSKTSVASLLQRVAAPTLILHAQRDRLVTTDVAREVAANIANSRLRILDREGLVFATEDTSRETIDAVEEFLYETPRAAEARMVTLGTGARVSVTPRELQVLRLIVAGKSGREIADELVLSPRTVERHVAHLFRKTNTHGRAELVGFAVRRNLV